One window of Candidatus Methylarchaceae archaeon HK02M2 genomic DNA carries:
- a CDS encoding ParB/RepB/Spo0J family partition protein, producing MSEVKKISLIDIIPCPLIPEKFDLGDISEIVKKIENKGDVDLPLKVRLSKTKKGKYEQIWGKKRYEGSLIAGIKEVSCIIEDIDDNEVFKQSLIELMYILNPIEEAEIFKRWKKHCGITYIEIARKMGKGIDYIYKRIKLLDLPELDKDRIKRKYKRWKKSQYLY from the coding sequence TTGAGTGAAGTAAAGAAAATCTCACTAATAGACATAATTCCTTGTCCGTTAATTCCTGAAAAATTCGATTTAGGTGATATATCTGAAATTGTAAAAAAGATAGAAAACAAGGGTGATGTTGACCTTCCTTTAAAGGTAAGACTATCCAAAACCAAAAAAGGAAAATACGAACAAATATGGGGTAAGAAAAGGTATGAGGGTTCTTTGATAGCTGGAATAAAAGAGGTATCTTGTATTATCGAGGATATAGATGATAATGAGGTCTTTAAGCAAAGTTTAATCGAGCTAATGTATATTCTTAACCCAATCGAAGAAGCTGAAATCTTTAAAAGATGGAAAAAGCATTGCGGAATTACCTATATTGAGATAGCTCGTAAAATGGGAAAAGGTATAGACTATATTTATAAACGGATTAAATTACTAGATCTTCCAGAATTAGACAAAGATAGAATAAAAAGAAAATATAAAAGATGGAAAAAAAGCCAGTATTTGTATTAG